CATTCGGCCCGGACTACATTATTCCCAAGCCGTTTGACCCGCGCCTGATCGTCAAGATCGCGCCGGCGGTGGCCAAGGCGGCGATGGATTCCGGCGTGGCGATGCGGCCGATTGAAGACTTCGACGCCTACGTAGAGAAACTGACCGAGTTCGTTTACAAAACCAACCTGTTTATGAAGCCTATTTTCGCCCAGGCGCGCAAAGAGATGAAGCGCGTGGTGCTGGCCGAAGGCGAAGAAGAGCGGGTGCTGCACGCCACGCAGGAACTGGTGTCGCAGGGGCTGGCATTCCCGATTCTGGTGGGGCGTCCGAGCGTGATTGAGATGCGGCTGAAGAAGCTGGGCCTGCAGATGACGCCGGGCAAAGACTTCGAAGTGGTGAATAACGAATCCGATCCGCGCTTTAAAGAATACTGGGGCGAGTATTACCAGATCATGAAGCGCCGCGGCGTCTCGCAGGAGCAGGCACGCCGTGCGGTGATCGGCAACCCGTCGCTGATTGCCGCCATTATGCTGCACCGCGGCGAGGCCGACGCGATGATTTGCGGCACCATCGGCAGCTACCATGAGCACTACGAGGTAGTGAAAAACGTGTTCGGTTTCCGCGAAGGAACGCACGTCGCCGGGGCGATGAATGCCTTGCTGCTGCCAAGCGGCAACACCTTTATCGCCGATACCTATGTCAACGACGACCCGACGCCGGAACAGCTGGCGGAAATTACCCTGATGGCGGCGGAAACCGTGCGGCGCTTTGGTATTGAGCCGAAGGTTGCGCTGCTGTCGCACTCCAGCTTCGGCTCTTCCGACTGCCCGGCGGCGCGCAAAATGCGTAAAACGCTGGAGCTGGTCAACAGCATGGCGCCGGAGTTGGAAATTGACGGCGAAATGCACGGCGACGCCGCGCTGGTGGAAAGCATTCGTCACGATCTGATGCCGGACAGCCCGCTGAAAGGCTCGGCCAACCTGCTGATCATGCCGAACATGGAGGCCGCGCGTATCAGCTATAACCTGCTGCGCGTCTCTTCCTCGGAAGGGGTGACCGTCGGGCCGGTATTGATGGGGGTGTCGAAGCCGGTGCATATCCTGACGCCGATCGCCTCGGTGCGACGCATCGTCAATATGGTGGCGCTGGCGGTGGTTGAGGCACAGACCGCGCCGCTGTAATCGTCGCACGGTGGCGTATATGAGAAGGGCGCAGCATTTGCTGCGCCCTTTTTTCGTTTAGCGTCCGGCGAGCTGTCCGGCAATAGCGCGGATATCCTGCGGCGTGGTTCGGCAGCAGCCGCCGATCAGGCGCGCGCCGCTCTGTCGCCAGGCGTCCGCCTGGCTGCCCAGGCTGCCGTGCTCACCGCCGCAGGCGTGCCAGGTTTTGCTGACCGCGTCGTAGTGTTCGCCGGAGTTCGGGTACGCCAGCAGCGGCAGCGTGGTCAGGGCGGCCAGCGTTCGCAGCGCCGGGGTAACCTGTTCCAGCGCGATGCAGTTAACGCCGACAGCCAGCGCCTGCGGGCTGTTGTTCAGCAGGGCAGCGACCTCGGCAAGCGGCGTGCCGTCGCTCAGGTGCTCGCTGTCGCGCAGCGTAAAGGAGAACCAGGCGCCCAGCGTCGGGTAGTCCGCCAGCAGCGTCAGCAGCGCCTGCAGCTCGGCGAACGAGGGCAGGGTTTCGCAGGCCAGCAGGTCGACGCCGGCGGCGGCCAGCGCGTCGATGCGCGGGCGGTGGAAGGCGATCATTTCTGCCTGCGGCAAGTGATAATCACCCCGGTATTCGGAACCGTCGGCCAGAAACGCGCCGTAAGGGCCGACGGAGCCGGCCACCAGCAGCGGCGCTTCCTGCGGCTGCTGCGCCAGATAATCCGTACGCGCCTGCTGCGCCAGCTGCACGCTTTTGGCAATCAGCGCCAACGCCTGTTTTTCATCCAGGTCGCGGCGCAGAAAGCCCTGCGGCGTGGCCTGGTAGCTGGCGGTGATGGCGCACTGCGCGCCGGCGCGGAAGTAATCCAGATGCACCTGATAGATAAGCGTTGGGTTTTCCAGCAGCACCTTGGCGGACCAGAGCGGATCGCTCAGATCGCAGCCGCGCGCCTCCAGCTCGGTGGCCAGCGCGCCGTCGAGAATCAACGAGCGTCCGTCGGCCAGCAGCGGGGCCAGAGGATTATTAACCGACATGTTTTTCTCCTGCATTGAGTTCGGTGGTTTTTTTGCCCGCGCCGTGGCTGAAGTAGTAAGCGGCGTAGCACAGCGCGACAAACGGCAGGCCGCAATAGAGCGCAATACGCTGTTCGGCGTCGAAGGCCAGGCCGATACAGGCCAGCAGGCAGAGCGCGAAGCCGGCGATCGGCGTCAGCGGGTAGGCGGGCGCGCGGAATTTGAGGCCGCTCAGCGGCTGGCCGCTGCGCAGATAGCTGCGGCGAAACGCATAGTGGGCCGCGCAGATGCTCAGCCATACCGCCACCACGGCAAAGCCGGAAATCGCCGACAGCGCCACAAAGACCGTATCCGGCGCAATCACACTGGTCAGCAGTGCCAGCACGCCGCCGATCATACTGAAGGTCAGGGCGTTAAACGGAATGCCGCGACGGTTAACCCGGGCGAAATAGGCCGGCAGCGTACGCTGATTGGCCAGCGACCACAGCATGCGGCCAGAGGCGTACAGCCCAGAATTGGCGGCCGACAGAATGGCGGTCAGGATCACGAAGTTGAAGATATCGGCGGCATAGGGCACGCCGATGCGCTCGAACACCAGCACAAACGGGCTTTTCACCACACCGGCCTGCTCCATCGGCAGCAGGGCCGCCAGTACGAACACGGTGCCGATAAAGAACACCATCAGGCGGATCACCGTGGTGCGAATCGCCCAGGGCAGCACTTTTTCCGGGTTTTCGGTTTCACCGGCGGCAATGCCGATCAGTTCCGTGCCGGAAAAGGCGAAGTTCACCGCCACCATGGTCATCAGAATCGGCAGCGTACCGTTCGGCAGCCAGCCGGAGGCGGTCAGGTTATGCAGGAACGGCGCCGGCGTGCCGTCCTTCATCGGAATAATGCCGAACAGCGCCGCGCCGCCCAGAATGATAAACGCCAGAATGGTGACGACCTTGATCAGCGAAAACCAGAATTCGCTTTCGGCGAAAAAGCGGGTGGTGACCACGTTCAGCAGGAAGATTGCCGCGCAGAAAACCAGGCACCACAGCCACACCGGCGACTGCGGGAACCAATACTGCATACAGAAACCGGCGGCGGTCAGGCTGGAGCCGAGCGCCACCGTCCAGGTCAGCCAATACAGCCAGGCGACGGTGTAGCCGGTCGCCGGCCCGAGATAGCGCGACGCGTAAACGTGAAACGCGCCGGTTTCCGGCATGGCGACGGAGAGTTCGCCCAGGCACAGCATCACCAGATAGACCACCAGGGCGCCGATCAGATAGGCCAGCAGCGTGCCGAGCGCGCCGGTGGTGGCGATAATATAGCCGGTGTTGAAGAACAGGCCGGTGCCGATAACCCCGCCGAGGGAAAGCATCACCAGATGGCGGGCCTTCATACTGCGTTTGAACTGCCCTTCATGGGTGACAGAAGATGTTTGCATTGGCTGTCCGTATAGACGTCTAAATATCTAAATGGCTAATCGTTATACCTGCTCCGTGCGGCGAAATCAATGCGCAAAGCGGTTTGACGCTAATTTGTTATTTGGAAATGATAATTGTTATCTATAATGGGCGCACCATCGGCTGAGGGGCAACATTATGAAATTTTTGGTTTTCATTGCGGCGCTGGCGCTCAGCGCCTGTGCGCATTTTCCTGCTGCTCAGCGTGCTGAGCCGGTTGCGCCGCCGCCGGGAACCATCACCGATTTGCGCAGCGGTGAAACGCTGACGCCGTCACAGCTGTTGGCGCGGCTGGCGGCAGCGCCGCGGCTGATCGTCGGCGAAAAGCACGACAACGCCTGCCATCATCGCGCGGAGCTGTGGCTGCTGCAGCAGTTGCCGCAGCAGCGCCCGCAGGGCAGCGTGCTGCTGGAGATGATCAACCCCGATCGGCAGGCGCAGGTTGATGCGCTGCAGGCGCGTCTGCGGCGTGGCGAACGGGTCGCACCGGGCGAACTGCCGGCAGAACTGGGCTGGCGGCAGAGCTGGCCGTGGGCGCAGTATGGCGATCTGGTGACTGCCGCGCTGGCGGCGCCGTATCCGCTGTGGTCGGCCAATCTGGATCGCAGCGAGATTATGGCGATTTATCAACGGCCGCAGCTGCCGCCGGGCAGGCAGTCCACCCGCGCCGCGGTGCGACAGGGGCTGGCAGAGACCATTCGTGCGGCACACGGCGGCCAGATTGAGCAGCAGCAGCTGGCGGCGATGGTTGCGATTCAACAGCAGCGCGATCGCCGGATGGCGCAGCGGCTGCTGGCGGCGCCGACGCCGAGCCTGCTGATCGCCGGCGGTTATC
The nucleotide sequence above comes from Serratia rhizosphaerae. Encoded proteins:
- the mmuP gene encoding S-methylmethionine permease; this encodes MQTSSVTHEGQFKRSMKARHLVMLSLGGVIGTGLFFNTGYIIATTGALGTLLAYLIGALVVYLVMLCLGELSVAMPETGAFHVYASRYLGPATGYTVAWLYWLTWTVALGSSLTAAGFCMQYWFPQSPVWLWCLVFCAAIFLLNVVTTRFFAESEFWFSLIKVVTILAFIILGGAALFGIIPMKDGTPAPFLHNLTASGWLPNGTLPILMTMVAVNFAFSGTELIGIAAGETENPEKVLPWAIRTTVIRLMVFFIGTVFVLAALLPMEQAGVVKSPFVLVFERIGVPYAADIFNFVILTAILSAANSGLYASGRMLWSLANQRTLPAYFARVNRRGIPFNALTFSMIGGVLALLTSVIAPDTVFVALSAISGFAVVAVWLSICAAHYAFRRSYLRSGQPLSGLKFRAPAYPLTPIAGFALCLLACIGLAFDAEQRIALYCGLPFVALCYAAYYFSHGAGKKTTELNAGEKHVG
- a CDS encoding ChaN family lipoprotein, whose amino-acid sequence is MKFLVFIAALALSACAHFPAAQRAEPVAPPPGTITDLRSGETLTPSQLLARLAAAPRLIVGEKHDNACHHRAELWLLQQLPQQRPQGSVLLEMINPDRQAQVDALQARLRRGERVAPGELPAELGWRQSWPWAQYGDLVTAALAAPYPLWSANLDRSEIMAIYQRPQLPPGRQSTRAAVRQGLAETIRAAHGGQIEQQQLAAMVAIQQQRDRRMAQRLLAAPTPSLLIAGGYHASRLVGVPLHMQDLQPAVQPAVLMLVEQGSEVGKEQADYLWATPATD
- the mmuM gene encoding homocysteine S-methyltransferase — its product is MSVNNPLAPLLADGRSLILDGALATELEARGCDLSDPLWSAKVLLENPTLIYQVHLDYFRAGAQCAITASYQATPQGFLRRDLDEKQALALIAKSVQLAQQARTDYLAQQPQEAPLLVAGSVGPYGAFLADGSEYRGDYHLPQAEMIAFHRPRIDALAAAGVDLLACETLPSFAELQALLTLLADYPTLGAWFSFTLRDSEHLSDGTPLAEVAALLNNSPQALAVGVNCIALEQVTPALRTLAALTTLPLLAYPNSGEHYDAVSKTWHACGGEHGSLGSQADAWRQSGARLIGGCCRTTPQDIRAIAGQLAGR
- the maeB gene encoding NADP-dependent oxaloacetate-decarboxylating malate dehydrogenase, giving the protein MDEQLKQSALDFHQYPVPGKIQVSPTKPLATQRDLALAYSPGVAAPCLEIAEDPLAAYKYTARGNLVAVISNGTAVLGLGNIGALAGKPVMEGKGVLFKKFSGIDVFDIEVDENDPDKLIDVIAALEPTFGGINLEDIKAPECFYIEKKLRERMKIPVFHDDQHGTAIITTAAVLNGLRVVKKNISDVRLVVSGAGAASIACLNLLVALGLHPQNITVCDSKGVIYKGRDEKMEETKAAYAIADNGQRTLADAIPNADIFLGCSGPGVLTQEMVKTMARDPLIMALANPEPEILPPLAKEVRPDAIICTGRSDYPNQVNNVLCFPFIFRGALDVGATTINEEMKLACVHAIADLALAEQSDVVASAYDDQDLSFGPDYIIPKPFDPRLIVKIAPAVAKAAMDSGVAMRPIEDFDAYVEKLTEFVYKTNLFMKPIFAQARKEMKRVVLAEGEEERVLHATQELVSQGLAFPILVGRPSVIEMRLKKLGLQMTPGKDFEVVNNESDPRFKEYWGEYYQIMKRRGVSQEQARRAVIGNPSLIAAIMLHRGEADAMICGTIGSYHEHYEVVKNVFGFREGTHVAGAMNALLLPSGNTFIADTYVNDDPTPEQLAEITLMAAETVRRFGIEPKVALLSHSSFGSSDCPAARKMRKTLELVNSMAPELEIDGEMHGDAALVESIRHDLMPDSPLKGSANLLIMPNMEAARISYNLLRVSSSEGVTVGPVLMGVSKPVHILTPIASVRRIVNMVALAVVEAQTAPL